The Impatiens glandulifera chromosome 3, dImpGla2.1, whole genome shotgun sequence genome contains a region encoding:
- the LOC124930086 gene encoding NAC domain-containing protein 92-like produces the protein MADIDSSSTGGKKEELTLFLPPGFRFHPTDEELITHYLSKKAMNNDFSVISIGEVDLNKVEPWDLPWKAKMGEKEWYFFCVRDKKYPTGLRTNRATAKGYWKATGKDREIFRGRFLIGMKKTLVFYMGRAPKGEKSNWIMHEYRLEGEIQNYEWVICRVFHKTAGGKKISISDLFPVMNSTIAAGTAGGAGGGGGGKASPITSLTDQSSSSYAFSDVPCFSNTNQLDIKDYIIKHDSSPAPPPPPPPPPPPSFPMMNPIQQYPDQPLIQDQTFMMNSVDYMKQNMKTEFVSMSDQEYTCMGDDDDIPVLSHWETDRPPFQGPEISALQMGSGGLWFFDP, from the exons ATGGCGGATATTGATTCTTCTTCTACTGGAGGAAAGAAAGAAGAGCTGACGTTGTTTTTGCCGCCGGGATTCCGATTTCATCCAACCGATGAAGAACTCATCACACACTACTTATCAAAGAAGGCTATGAACAACGATTTCTCGGTCATTTCAATCGGAGAAGTTGATCTCAACAAGGTTGAGCCATGGGATTTGCCTT GGAAAGCAAAAATGGGGGAGAAAGAATGGTACTTTTTCTGTGTGAGGGATAAGAAGTATCCGACTGGTTTAAGAACAAACAGAGCTACAGCGAAAGGATATTGGAAAGCAACAGGGAAAGACAGGGAGATTTTCCGGGGAAGATTCTTGATTGGAATGAAGAAAACTCTTGTGTTTTACATGGGTAGGGCACCTAAAGGAGAGAAATCAAACTGGATTATGCATGAATACCGTCTTGAAGGAGAAATCCAAAACTATGAATGGGTTATTTGTAGGGTTTTTCACAAAACTGCCGGCGGGAAGAAAATATCCATCTCAGATTTATTTCCGGTTATGAATTCAACTATAGCCGCCGGCACCGCCGGCGGTGCCGGCGGCGGTGGCGGTGGCAAAGCCAGTCCTATTACATCATTAACAGATCAGTCCTCTTCTTCTTATGCTTTCTCTGACGTACCCTGCTTCTCCAATACCAACCAACTGGATATCAAAGATTACATCATCAAACATGATTCCTCACCAGCACCACCACCGCCTCCACCGCCACCGCCGCCGCCATCTTTCCCCATGATGAATCCGATCCAACAATACCCAGATCAACCTTTGATTCAAGATCAAACCTTTATGATGAATTCAGTCGATTACATGAAACAGAACATGAAAACAGAGTTTGTAAGCATGTCTGATCAGGAATATACATGCATGGGCGACGACGACGACATTCCGGTATTGTCGCACTGGGAAACGGACCGGCCTCCATTTCAAGGGCCGGAGATATCAGCTTTGCAAATGGGTTCCGGCGGTCTTTGGTTTTTTGACCCTTGA
- the LOC124930087 gene encoding uncharacterized mitochondrial protein AtMg00810-like has product MKDLGHLSYFLGLEITFDKSGYYLSQAKYATNLISRVDITDTKVVNTPFDSTKHLAATDGTPLSDETLYRQLVGSIIYLTVTRPYVAYAFHIVSQFMSSPRTNHFSVALRILQYIRGTLFHELYFAHSSHLELQAYSDAGWADDPTDRRSTTGYCLFLGTSLISWRNTISELLWLQWLLQDMGVPASAAIPLFYDALNRFRYREDSCDLAKRHKGHVKWHSGHAKRHDGHTKRHRVT; this is encoded by the exons atgaaagatcttggacatttaagttattttttggGACTTGAAATAACTTTCGACAAATCCGGTTACTATTTATCACAAGCTAAGTACGCAACTAATCTCATATCTCGAGTTGATATTACTGACACAAAAGTTGTTAACACACCCTTTGACTCCACAAAACATTTGGCTGCTACTGATGGTACTCCACTAAGTGATGAAACACTTTATCGACAACTAGTTGGTAGTATTATATATCTTACTGTCACTCGGCCATATGTTGCATATGCTTTCCATATCGTGAGTCAATTTATGTCATCTCCTCGTACAAATCATTTCTCTGTCGCTCTTCGTATATTACAATACATTAGAGGAACTTTATTTCATGAACTATATTTTGCTCACTCTTCTCATCTAGAGTTACAAGCATACTCTGATGCTGGTTGGGCAGATGATCCGACTGATCGTCGATCCACTACTGGCTATTGTTTATTTCTTGGCACATCTCTCATTTCATGGAGAA ATACTATCTCTGAGCTTCTTTGGCTTCAATGGTTACTTCAAGATATGGGTGTTCCTGCATCCGCTGCTATTCCACTTTTCT ATGATGCTCTAAATCGGTTCCGTTACAGGGAAGATTCGTGTGATCTCGCGAAGCGTCACAAAGGTCACGTGAAGTGGCACAGTGGTCACGCGAAGCGGCACGATGGTCACACGAAGAGGCATCGCGTTACTTGA